A single region of the Parasphingorhabdus litoris DSM 22379 genome encodes:
- a CDS encoding ABC transporter permease, producing MIETIRAAFVIARRDFTAIIFSKSFFFFLLGPLFPLIIGIAAGGLGQQVRQDIDRPVIGVALEEAQAAKLADARAALSESLGNNAIPELLVLDGVAPNDPDIRARLDTASKPLTAIISGSLEAPLLTGSERDVKRWSGKVALLSETALAGSNPVAVKTDFVAATGSSKKRTQIATAQGGQIILILLTMILAGMVLSNLVEEKTNKIIEILAAAIPMDAIFLGKLFAMLGMALVGITVWSTLGFVGVSVVAEGIPDLPAPAVGWPLFCVLMVLYFSMAYLLLGSLFLGIGAMATTVREVQTLSMPVTMGQLLVFFLAAFTVTKLGEPVEWFAVVFPFSSPFAMIARAAQMDNIWQHGLALIWQAMFTLIIIRFSVLLFRRNVMKSGNSARKKSLLARIRG from the coding sequence ATGATTGAAACTATCCGTGCTGCCTTCGTTATCGCGCGCCGCGATTTCACAGCGATCATTTTTTCCAAATCCTTTTTCTTCTTTCTGCTCGGCCCGCTCTTTCCGCTTATCATCGGTATAGCCGCAGGCGGACTGGGCCAACAGGTTCGGCAGGATATTGATCGGCCGGTTATTGGAGTAGCGCTTGAAGAGGCACAAGCAGCAAAGCTGGCTGACGCGCGGGCTGCATTATCCGAAAGCCTGGGTAATAACGCCATACCGGAACTGTTGGTTTTGGATGGCGTCGCCCCCAATGATCCCGACATCAGGGCAAGGCTCGATACCGCATCTAAACCGTTAACCGCAATCATTTCGGGTTCCCTGGAAGCGCCGTTACTCACCGGATCTGAGCGAGACGTGAAACGCTGGAGCGGCAAAGTGGCGCTGCTTTCCGAAACTGCATTAGCAGGATCGAATCCCGTTGCTGTAAAGACCGATTTCGTGGCTGCGACCGGCAGCTCCAAGAAACGAACGCAGATTGCTACTGCACAGGGCGGGCAGATTATCTTGATCCTGCTCACCATGATCCTCGCGGGTATGGTTCTGTCCAATCTGGTGGAAGAAAAAACCAATAAGATCATCGAAATATTGGCGGCAGCCATTCCGATGGATGCTATTTTTCTGGGCAAACTATTCGCCATGCTGGGCATGGCATTGGTTGGAATTACCGTCTGGTCAACCTTGGGTTTTGTCGGTGTATCTGTTGTCGCAGAAGGTATTCCCGATCTGCCAGCGCCCGCGGTGGGCTGGCCCTTATTCTGTGTCCTGATGGTGCTCTATTTTTCCATGGCCTATTTGCTCTTGGGCTCTTTGTTTCTGGGCATCGGCGCTATGGCAACAACGGTGAGGGAGGTTCAAACCCTTTCCATGCCCGTCACTATGGGACAACTTTTGGTATTCTTTTTGGCCGCTTTCACCGTCACCAAATTGGGTGAACCCGTCGAATGGTTTGCGGTCGTCTTCCCCTTCAGTTCGCCTTTTGCAATGATAGCTCGGGCAGCACAGATGGACAATATCTGGCAGCATGGCTTAGCCCTCATATGGCAGGCGATGTTTACGCTGATCATCATCCGTTTCAGCGTTTTACTGTTTCGCCGCAACGTTATGAAGTCAGGCAATAGCGCGCGTAAGAAAAGTCTATTGGCCCGGATTCGGGGTTGA